A window from Variovorax sp. PBL-E5 encodes these proteins:
- a CDS encoding type VI secretion system protein: protein MNGLNPPPVHFWPLLALCLLAFAGLWWFVLGARRLARRRQLRRRIEALGSAAPAPEDTAPAALRQAATQTRLALAQSTAPRMRTPPLYRIPWFMFLGDDASDVGGLLDAAQRTAPEPLARTGAAEAFWRWRQLPSMVAIETRPALLHASADDLQERALWCEALVTLAEQRRRLPLNGIVVCADVASLAAGAQDSGPVARRLIDEAAEALQLHLPVYLVVTGLEQLPGYDALRATLPAEVLAQALGHRLPNVPAQGTSFEGRFDALFDTLTLRLHALRMGLLRDPRTLVQRQGIHAFVEQLFALRPGLGALAACLFDNPRGSRPPRWRGLYFAAAPSEEADGGAFVADLFQHFLPADQPLARS from the coding sequence ATGAACGGCCTGAACCCACCGCCGGTGCATTTTTGGCCGCTGCTCGCGCTGTGCCTGCTGGCCTTCGCCGGCCTCTGGTGGTTCGTGCTGGGCGCCCGGCGGCTGGCGCGCCGGCGCCAGCTGCGGCGGCGCATCGAAGCGCTCGGGTCCGCGGCACCGGCGCCCGAGGACACGGCGCCCGCCGCATTGCGCCAGGCAGCCACGCAGACGCGCCTGGCGCTTGCGCAATCGACGGCGCCTCGCATGCGAACGCCGCCGCTGTACCGCATTCCGTGGTTCATGTTCCTCGGCGACGACGCGTCCGATGTCGGCGGACTGCTGGATGCGGCCCAGCGCACCGCGCCGGAGCCGCTTGCGCGCACCGGTGCGGCCGAGGCCTTCTGGCGCTGGCGGCAGCTGCCGTCGATGGTTGCCATCGAAACCCGCCCCGCGCTGCTGCACGCATCCGCGGACGACCTGCAGGAGCGCGCGCTCTGGTGCGAGGCCCTGGTGACACTCGCCGAGCAGCGCCGCCGCCTGCCGCTCAACGGCATCGTGGTGTGCGCGGACGTAGCCAGCCTCGCGGCCGGCGCGCAGGACAGCGGCCCGGTCGCGCGGCGCCTGATCGACGAAGCCGCCGAGGCGCTGCAGCTCCATCTGCCGGTCTACCTGGTCGTGACAGGCCTGGAGCAGCTGCCCGGCTACGACGCGCTGCGGGCCACGCTGCCGGCCGAGGTCCTGGCGCAAGCGCTGGGCCATCGCCTGCCGAACGTTCCGGCGCAAGGCACTTCTTTCGAGGGCCGCTTCGACGCCCTCTTCGACACGCTCACGCTGCGCCTGCACGCCTTGCGCATGGGCCTCTTGCGCGACCCGCGCACGCTTGTGCAGCGCCAGGGCATCCATGCTTTCGTCGAACAGCTCTTCGCGCTGCGGCCCGGTCTCGGAGCGCTGGCCGCATGCCTGTTCGACAACCCGCGGGGATCGCGGCCGCCGCGCTGGCGCGGCCTTTACTTCGCGGCCGCGCCGTCGGAGGAAGCCGACGGCGGCGCCTTCGTGGCGGATCTGTTCCAGCACTTCCTGCCGGCCGACCAGCCACTGGCGCGCTCGTGA
- a CDS encoding DotU family type IV/VI secretion system protein, which produces MARLVDRFSALFSFGLELDIAITAGRAAGSCQAAQQRARALLDQARTAAAAAGTSPRQIESASFAMVAWIDEILARHPACTARNAPLQVQLFNSNNAHSEFFHHLSALQADDGEVREVYWYALVHGFKGQYYFESGDSGELGKLKTLHAQQLPVRPAALDTLAHERITPQPYDAPDPPGPRDPERRERALLRGGGALTLLVPLAWLLWWLLAGPGIAPPTLAQRVEQRLQTYACSDLSATTGADGALRVSGFVSLPEDKTRVQREVGAMPGGRTAVFDLRLRIWPYCEVAAILKPYQARNRGSQYGLHVGTVTARDGRLREGDTVLLQVTSPSYDAYLWVDYYTADGAVMHLSTHRPRRLAAGATIELGRDIPSSWLVSPPFGTVMVSALASPVPFDETTDRPPFELASAFLLRLREALAANKGGDRLIADFVFFETVER; this is translated from the coding sequence ATGGCTCGGCTCGTCGATCGTTTCTCCGCGCTGTTCTCGTTCGGCCTCGAACTCGACATCGCGATCACGGCCGGCCGCGCGGCGGGTTCCTGCCAGGCGGCCCAGCAACGTGCGCGCGCGCTGCTCGACCAGGCCCGCACCGCCGCCGCGGCCGCCGGCACCTCGCCCCGCCAGATCGAATCGGCCTCGTTCGCGATGGTCGCCTGGATCGACGAGATCCTCGCGCGGCACCCGGCCTGCACGGCGCGGAACGCGCCGCTGCAGGTCCAGCTCTTCAACTCCAACAACGCGCACAGCGAGTTCTTCCACCACCTGTCCGCGCTGCAAGCCGACGACGGCGAGGTGCGCGAGGTCTACTGGTACGCGCTGGTCCACGGCTTCAAGGGCCAGTATTACTTCGAGAGCGGCGACAGCGGCGAACTCGGCAAGCTCAAGACGCTGCATGCGCAGCAGTTGCCGGTGCGCCCCGCGGCGCTGGACACGCTCGCGCACGAACGCATCACGCCGCAGCCCTACGACGCGCCGGACCCGCCGGGGCCACGCGATCCCGAGCGCCGCGAACGGGCGCTGCTGCGCGGCGGCGGCGCGCTGACGCTGCTGGTGCCGCTCGCCTGGCTGCTCTGGTGGCTGCTGGCCGGGCCGGGCATCGCGCCGCCGACGCTGGCGCAGCGTGTCGAACAGCGGCTGCAGACCTACGCCTGCTCCGACCTCTCCGCCACCACCGGCGCGGATGGCGCGCTGCGGGTCAGCGGCTTCGTCTCGCTGCCGGAGGACAAGACGCGCGTACAGCGCGAGGTCGGCGCCATGCCGGGCGGGCGCACCGCCGTCTTCGACCTGCGGCTGCGCATCTGGCCCTACTGCGAGGTCGCGGCCATCCTCAAGCCCTACCAGGCACGCAACCGCGGCAGCCAGTACGGCCTGCACGTCGGCACCGTGACCGCACGCGACGGCCGGCTGCGCGAAGGCGACACCGTGCTGCTGCAGGTCACCAGTCCCAGCTATGACGCCTATCTCTGGGTCGACTACTACACCGCCGACGGCGCCGTGATGCACCTGAGCACGCACCGGCCGCGGCGGCTGGCGGCAGGCGCAACCATCGAACTGGGCCGCGACATCCCATCGAGCTGGCTCGTGAGCCCGCCCTTCGGCACCGTGATGGTCAGCGCCCTCGCCTCGCCCGTGCCCTTCGACGAAACCACCGACCGTCCACCGTTCGAGCTGGCCTCGGCCTTCCTGCTGCGGCTGCGCGAAGCGCTGGCAGCCAACAAGGGCGGCGACCGGCTCATCGCCGACTTCGTGTTCTTCGAAACGGTGGAGCGCTGA
- the tssJ gene encoding type VI secretion system lipoprotein TssJ, which translates to MRAPGTRRSPYGRFAIAWHRRAFGAAALLSAGLLLAACGSPPPKPVVTQVSITLAAGTDANPDARGRASPLTVRVYALKTTGAFEAADFFSLFEKDQATLGAEMIQREEVLLRPGESKKIEMTLQPDAKAIGVMAAYRDLDHARWREVRALEVGKPLNLGLNFGARQIRVEAK; encoded by the coding sequence ATGAGAGCACCTGGTACACGCCGTTCGCCCTATGGACGCTTCGCCATTGCGTGGCATCGCCGCGCATTCGGGGCTGCGGCGCTGCTGTCGGCGGGGCTGCTGCTCGCCGCCTGTGGAAGCCCGCCGCCCAAGCCGGTGGTGACGCAGGTGTCGATCACGCTCGCGGCCGGTACCGACGCCAATCCCGATGCGCGCGGACGCGCCTCGCCGCTCACCGTGCGCGTCTATGCACTCAAGACCACGGGCGCCTTCGAGGCGGCCGATTTCTTCTCGCTGTTCGAGAAGGACCAGGCCACGCTCGGTGCCGAGATGATCCAGCGCGAGGAAGTGCTGCTGCGCCCCGGCGAAAGCAAGAAGATCGAGATGACCCTGCAGCCCGATGCCAAGGCCATCGGCGTGATGGCGGCCTACCGCGACCTCGACCATGCGCGCTGGCGCGAGGTGCGCGCGCTCGAGGTCGGCAAGCCGCTGAACCTCGGCCTGAACTTCGGCGCGCGGCAGATCCGCGTCGAGGCGAAGTAG
- a CDS encoding response regulator transcription factor: protein MKILIADDHRLVIEAVKAKLSELQAGIEFVLAMSVDELLAGAADDIDLAVIDLNMPGAEGQAHIDEIRRRHPAVPVIVLSGYEDPAIMRSALERGVLGFIPKAYSPEVMLSAVRLVLAGGVYVPPMMLSALPPGVVAGVPGAAAEAAQRASAAAAAQTLEHLRNVLTERQVEVLQLLSQGKPNKLIGRALGISEGTVKIHLAAIFRALNVRNRTEAVVAAQSLTEA, encoded by the coding sequence ATGAAAATTCTGATCGCCGACGACCACCGGCTCGTCATCGAGGCGGTCAAAGCCAAGCTGTCCGAGCTCCAGGCTGGCATCGAGTTCGTCCTGGCGATGAGCGTCGACGAGCTGCTCGCCGGTGCCGCCGACGACATCGACCTGGCCGTGATCGACCTCAACATGCCGGGCGCCGAAGGCCAGGCCCATATCGACGAGATCCGCCGCCGTCATCCGGCGGTGCCGGTCATCGTGCTGTCGGGCTACGAAGACCCGGCCATCATGCGCAGCGCGCTGGAGCGCGGCGTGCTGGGCTTCATTCCCAAGGCCTATTCGCCGGAGGTGATGCTGTCGGCGGTGCGCCTGGTCCTGGCCGGCGGCGTGTACGTGCCGCCGATGATGCTGTCGGCGCTGCCGCCCGGTGTCGTGGCCGGCGTGCCGGGCGCGGCGGCCGAAGCCGCGCAGCGCGCCTCGGCGGCGGCCGCAGCACAGACGCTCGAGCACCTGCGCAATGTGCTCACCGAGCGGCAGGTCGAAGTGCTGCAGCTGCTGTCGCAAGGCAAGCCCAACAAGCTGATCGGTCGGGCGCTCGGCATCAGCGAAGGCACGGTCAAGATCCACCTGGCGGCGATCTTCCGTGCGCTCAACGTGCGCAACCGCACCGAGGCGGTGGTGGCCGCGCAGTCCTTGACCGAGGCCTGA